One region of Streptomyces davaonensis JCM 4913 genomic DNA includes:
- the trpS gene encoding tryptophan--tRNA ligase — protein sequence MTRVFSGVKPTGHLTLGNYLGAMRRWADVDQHRADALFCIVDLHALTVEHDPARVRRLSRQAATLLLATGLDPELCTVFVQSHVDEHARLSYLLECVATDGEMRRMIQYKEKAGRERERGGSVRLSLLTYPVLMAADILAYGSDEVPVGDDQAQHVELTRDLAVRFNQRYGNTFVVPRATHPAVAARVMNLQEPASKMGKSDDVGPGIVYLLDEPDVVRKKVMRAVTDSGREVVYDREGRPGLANLLEILAACTGGNPEGLSGVYESYGSLKKDTADAVVEVLRPVQERHRELCADPGYVEGVLRDGAERARAMARPTVDAAYRAIGLLPAAADIEVTA from the coding sequence ATGACGCGGGTCTTCAGTGGGGTCAAGCCGACCGGGCATCTGACGCTGGGGAACTACCTGGGAGCCATGCGGCGGTGGGCGGACGTCGACCAGCACCGGGCCGACGCGCTGTTCTGCATCGTGGATCTGCACGCGCTCACCGTGGAGCACGATCCCGCACGGGTGCGCAGGCTCAGTCGGCAGGCGGCGACCTTGTTGCTTGCGACTGGGCTGGATCCCGAGCTGTGCACCGTGTTCGTACAGAGTCATGTGGACGAGCACGCGCGGCTGTCGTATCTGCTGGAGTGCGTGGCCACCGACGGCGAGATGCGGCGGATGATCCAGTACAAGGAGAAGGCCGGGCGGGAGCGGGAGCGCGGTGGGAGTGTGCGGTTGTCGCTGCTCACCTATCCGGTGCTGATGGCGGCGGACATCCTGGCGTACGGCAGTGACGAGGTGCCGGTCGGGGACGACCAGGCGCAGCATGTGGAGCTGACGCGGGATCTCGCGGTGCGGTTCAACCAGCGGTACGGGAACACGTTCGTGGTGCCGCGGGCCACGCATCCGGCGGTGGCTGCGCGGGTGATGAACCTCCAGGAGCCGGCGTCGAAGATGGGCAAGAGTGATGACGTCGGGCCGGGAATCGTCTATCTGCTGGATGAGCCGGACGTGGTGCGCAAGAAGGTGATGCGGGCCGTCACCGACAGCGGGCGGGAGGTCGTGTACGACCGGGAGGGGCGGCCCGGGCTCGCGAATCTGCTGGAGATTCTCGCGGCGTGCACGGGTGGGAACCCCGAGGGCCTGAGCGGTGTATATGAGTCGTATGGCTCTTTGAAGAAGGACACCGCGGACGCCGTGGTGGAGGTTCTGAGGCCGGTGCAGGAGCGGCACAGGGAGCTGTGTGCTGATCCTGGCTATGTGGAGGGGGTGCTGCGGGATGGAGCGGAGCGGGCTCGGGCGATGGCGCGGCCGACCGTGGATGCCGCGTATCGGGCGATCGGGCTGTTGCCCGCGGCTGCGGATATCGAGGTGACCGCTTAG
- the proC gene encoding pyrroline-5-carboxylate reductase encodes MTQKVAVLGTGKIGEALLSGMIRAGWGPADLLVTARRPERAEELRNRYGVTPVSNPEAAKTADTLILTVKPQDMGTLLDELAPHVPADRLVISGAAGIPTSFFEERLTAGTPVVRVMTNTPALVDEAMSVISAGSHATEAHLAHAEEIFGAVGKTLRVPESQQDACTALSGSGPAYFFYLVEAMTDAGILLGLPRDKAHDLIVQSAIGAATMLRDSGEHPVKLRENVTSPAGTTINAIRELENHGVRAALIAALEAARDRSRELASGNNG; translated from the coding sequence ATGACTCAGAAAGTCGCAGTCCTCGGCACCGGAAAGATCGGCGAAGCCCTGCTCAGCGGAATGATCCGAGCAGGCTGGGGCCCGGCCGACCTCCTGGTCACCGCCCGCCGCCCGGAGCGGGCCGAGGAACTCCGCAACCGCTACGGAGTCACCCCGGTCAGCAACCCCGAAGCCGCCAAGACCGCCGACACCCTGATCCTCACGGTCAAGCCGCAGGACATGGGCACCCTCCTCGACGAACTCGCCCCGCACGTCCCCGCCGACCGCCTGGTCATCAGCGGCGCCGCGGGCATCCCCACCTCCTTCTTCGAGGAGCGCCTCACCGCGGGCACCCCCGTCGTCCGCGTCATGACGAACACACCCGCCCTCGTCGACGAGGCCATGTCCGTCATCTCCGCCGGCAGCCACGCCACCGAGGCCCACCTCGCCCACGCCGAGGAGATCTTCGGCGCCGTCGGCAAGACCCTCCGCGTCCCCGAGTCCCAGCAGGACGCCTGCACCGCCCTGTCGGGCTCGGGACCGGCGTACTTCTTCTATCTGGTCGAAGCCATGACCGACGCCGGCATCCTGCTCGGCCTGCCCCGCGACAAGGCGCACGATCTGATCGTCCAGTCCGCGATCGGCGCCGCGACGATGCTCCGCGACAGCGGCGAGCACCCCGTCAAGCTCCGCGAGAACGTCACGTCACCGGCCGGCACCACCATCAACGCCATCCGCGAGCTGGAGAACCACGGCGTACGAGCCGCCCTCATCGCCGCCCTCGAAGCCGCCCGCGACCGCAGCCGCGAACTGGCCTCCGGCAACAACGGCTGA
- a CDS encoding ABC transporter permease: MSTTTHPTGAPATVSAAPTSALNLSRTTATAARVLRQLRHDPRSIALMILVPCVMLFLLRYVFDGNPQTFDNIGASLLGIFPLITMFLVTSIATLRERTSGTLERLLAMPLGKGDLIAGYALAFGTIAIIQSALATALALWGLGLDVTGSPWLLLLVALLDALLGTALGLFVSAFAASEFQAVQFMPAVIFPQLLLCGLFTPRDNMHPVLEAISNVLPMSYAVDGMNEVLKHTDMTAAFVRDALIVAGCALFVLALGAATLRRRTT, encoded by the coding sequence ATGAGCACCACGACGCACCCAACCGGCGCACCCGCCACGGTCAGCGCCGCCCCGACCAGCGCCCTGAACCTCTCCCGCACCACCGCCACCGCGGCCCGGGTCCTGCGCCAGCTCCGCCACGACCCGCGCAGCATCGCGCTGATGATCCTTGTCCCGTGCGTGATGCTCTTCCTGCTGCGCTACGTCTTCGACGGCAACCCGCAGACCTTCGACAACATCGGCGCATCACTCCTCGGGATCTTCCCGCTGATCACGATGTTCCTGGTCACCTCCATCGCCACCCTGCGCGAACGCACCTCGGGCACCCTCGAACGGCTCCTCGCCATGCCCCTCGGCAAAGGCGACCTGATCGCCGGCTACGCCCTCGCCTTCGGCACCATCGCGATCATCCAGTCCGCCCTCGCCACCGCCCTCGCCCTGTGGGGCCTCGGTCTGGACGTCACCGGCAGCCCCTGGCTGCTGCTCCTGGTCGCCCTCCTCGACGCACTCCTCGGCACCGCACTCGGCCTCTTCGTCTCCGCGTTCGCGGCCTCCGAATTCCAGGCCGTCCAGTTCATGCCAGCCGTGATCTTCCCCCAACTCCTCCTCTGCGGACTGTTCACCCCGCGCGACAACATGCACCCCGTCCTGGAGGCCATTTCCAACGTCCTCCCCATGTCCTACGCCGTGGACGGCATGAACGAAGTCCTCAAGCACACCGACATGACGGCCGCCTTCGTCCGCGACGCCCTGATCGTCGCCGGCTGCGCCCTCTTCGTCCTCGCCCTCGGCGCCGCCACCCTGCGCCGCCGCACCACCTGA
- a CDS encoding ABC transporter ATP-binding protein: MMNISSGPPLTGTPPNMDKSPAVRAEGLTVARGSRTVLRGIDFTVPRGQITGLLGPSGCGKSTLMRSIVGTQAKVTGTLDVLGHPAGHPELRTRIGYVTQAPSVYDDLTVRQNLDYFAAILAPGHGAADRRHENVTRAIQDVDLTSHTDALAGNLSGGQRSRVSLAVALLGTPELLVLDEPTVGLDPVLRRDLWNLFHDIAARRGATLLISSHVMDEAERCHRLLLMREGQILADDTPDALRTRTDSETVEAAFLHLVDEAVAAAAREKETTR, from the coding sequence ATGATGAATATCAGTTCCGGCCCACCACTCACGGGAACACCTCCAAACATGGATAAATCGCCCGCCGTCCGCGCCGAGGGCCTCACCGTCGCCCGCGGCAGCCGCACCGTCCTGCGCGGCATCGACTTCACCGTCCCCCGAGGCCAGATCACCGGCCTCCTCGGCCCCTCCGGCTGCGGCAAATCAACCCTCATGCGCTCCATCGTCGGCACCCAGGCCAAGGTCACCGGCACCCTCGACGTCCTCGGCCACCCCGCCGGCCACCCCGAACTGCGCACCCGCATCGGATACGTCACCCAAGCCCCCTCCGTCTACGACGACCTGACGGTCCGCCAGAACCTCGACTATTTCGCGGCGATCCTCGCCCCTGGCCACGGCGCCGCCGACCGGCGCCACGAGAACGTCACCCGCGCCATCCAGGACGTCGACCTCACCAGCCACACCGACGCCCTCGCCGGAAACCTCTCCGGCGGCCAGCGCAGCCGCGTCTCCCTCGCCGTCGCCCTCCTCGGCACCCCCGAACTCCTGGTCCTCGACGAACCCACCGTCGGCCTCGACCCCGTCCTGCGCCGCGACCTGTGGAACCTCTTCCACGACATCGCCGCCCGCCGCGGCGCCACCCTCCTCATCTCCTCCCACGTCATGGACGAGGCCGAGCGCTGCCACCGCCTCCTCCTCATGCGCGAAGGCCAGATCCTCGCCGACGACACCCCCGACGCCCTGCGCACCCGCACCGACTCCGAGACCGTCGAAGCGGCGTTCCTGCACCTGGTGGACGAGGCGGTCGCGGCCGCCGCCCGCGAGAAAGAGACCACCCGATGA
- a CDS encoding SulP family inorganic anion transporter: MRRGVGKADLFASLVVFLVALPLCVGVAVASGVPAELGLMTGIVGGLVAGALPGSSLQVSGPAAGLTVLVYEAVRAHGIEVLGVLVLGAGLVQLALGALRLGRWFRAVSVAVVQGMLAGIGLVLVAGQVYALGDAAAPADGLGKLVGLVSLPGRVDPVALSVGAATMAVLLLWPRWRRGARLVPAPLVAVALVAAVTGVFDLEVRRVEVRGLWESVRVPEAADLGRLTEVGVIGTVVAFALIASAESLFSAAAVDRLHQGRRTDYDRELIAQGAGNTVCGALGALPMTAVIVRSAANLQAGARTKASRVLHGVWLLVFTAVLPGVLGVIPVAALAGLLVHAGCKLVPVREVVALWRGHRGEVVVLGVTAGAIVLGNLFEGVLLGLALAVAKTAWDASHVHVETEDRGDAGIVVRVLGHATFLRLPKLLDALEALPRDREVRLELGGLRHLDHACAAALEGWAAARGKAGGEEGYGLVATRRSTS; this comes from the coding sequence ATGCGCCGTGGCGTAGGCAAGGCCGATCTGTTCGCTTCTCTCGTCGTGTTCCTCGTGGCCCTGCCGCTCTGTGTGGGCGTGGCCGTGGCCTCCGGTGTGCCCGCCGAGCTGGGGCTGATGACCGGGATAGTCGGCGGGCTGGTCGCCGGGGCGCTGCCCGGCAGCAGCCTTCAGGTCAGCGGCCCCGCGGCGGGGCTGACCGTGCTGGTGTACGAGGCCGTGCGGGCGCATGGGATCGAGGTGCTCGGGGTGCTGGTGCTCGGGGCGGGGCTGGTGCAGCTCGCGCTGGGGGCGCTGCGGCTCGGGCGGTGGTTCCGGGCCGTGTCCGTGGCCGTGGTGCAAGGGATGCTCGCCGGGATCGGGCTGGTGCTGGTCGCCGGGCAGGTGTACGCGCTCGGGGACGCGGCGGCGCCCGCCGACGGGCTCGGGAAGCTCGTCGGGCTGGTGTCGCTGCCGGGGCGGGTGGATCCGGTGGCGTTGTCAGTGGGGGCCGCCACCATGGCCGTACTGCTGCTGTGGCCGAGGTGGCGGCGGGGGGCTCGGCTGGTGCCCGCGCCGCTGGTGGCGGTGGCGCTGGTGGCGGCGGTGACCGGGGTGTTCGACCTGGAGGTGCGGCGGGTCGAGGTGCGGGGGCTGTGGGAGTCGGTGCGGGTGCCCGAGGCGGCGGATCTCGGGCGGCTCACGGAAGTGGGGGTGATCGGGACCGTGGTGGCGTTCGCGCTGATCGCGTCGGCGGAGTCGTTGTTCAGCGCGGCGGCGGTGGACCGGCTGCACCAGGGGCGGCGGACCGACTACGACCGGGAGTTGATCGCGCAGGGCGCCGGGAACACGGTGTGCGGGGCGCTCGGGGCGCTGCCGATGACGGCGGTGATCGTGCGGAGTGCGGCGAATCTCCAGGCCGGGGCGCGGACCAAGGCCTCGCGAGTGCTGCACGGGGTGTGGCTGCTGGTGTTCACGGCCGTACTGCCGGGGGTTCTCGGGGTGATTCCGGTGGCCGCGCTGGCCGGGCTGCTGGTGCACGCCGGCTGCAAGCTCGTGCCGGTGCGGGAGGTGGTGGCGCTGTGGCGCGGGCACCGGGGAGAAGTGGTCGTGCTGGGGGTGACGGCCGGGGCGATCGTGCTGGGGAATCTGTTCGAGGGGGTGCTGTTGGGGCTGGCGCTTGCCGTGGCGAAGACGGCGTGGGACGCGAGCCATGTGCACGTGGAGACCGAGGACCGGGGGGACGCCGGGATCGTCGTACGGGTGCTGGGGCATGCGACGTTCCTGCGGCTGCCGAAGCTGCTCGACGCGTTGGAGGCGCTGCCCCGGGACCGTGAGGTGCGGCTGGAGCTGGGCGGGCTGCGGCATCTGGACCATGCCTGTGCCGCGGCCCTGGAGGGGTGGGCCGCGGCGCGCGGAAAGGCCGGCGGAGAGGAGGGTTATGGCTTGGTCGCGACCAGGAGGTCGACGTCGTAG
- a CDS encoding class I SAM-dependent methyltransferase has product MTAASFHPGRAHSFNAAAAQYAANRPSYPPALLDAVEELAGRPLAGARVVDIGAGTGIATALLHARGADVIAVEPGEGMAAQFRRAHPGIPIVRGDGNALPLADSSADLLTSAQAWHWTDPVRAIPEALRVLRPGGALALWWNTYALDIPWIAAQAERIQSHFGIDPVVEKSGTGSRAADPDGRLDFTRRVVRWSRHVPVDTHLANLGSHSIFLVHGEEASTTFLTEERARLLSAFPEGTVEETYDVDLLVATKP; this is encoded by the coding sequence ATGACGGCAGCCTCCTTCCACCCCGGCCGCGCCCACTCCTTCAACGCCGCCGCGGCCCAGTACGCCGCCAACCGCCCCTCCTACCCGCCCGCCCTCCTGGACGCCGTCGAGGAACTCGCCGGCCGCCCGCTCGCCGGAGCCCGGGTCGTGGACATCGGCGCCGGTACGGGCATCGCCACCGCCCTGCTGCACGCCCGCGGCGCCGACGTCATCGCCGTGGAACCCGGCGAAGGCATGGCCGCCCAGTTCCGCCGGGCCCACCCCGGCATCCCCATCGTCCGCGGCGACGGCAACGCCCTGCCCCTCGCCGACTCCAGCGCCGACCTCCTCACCAGCGCCCAGGCCTGGCACTGGACCGACCCGGTCCGGGCGATCCCCGAGGCCCTGCGCGTCCTGCGTCCCGGTGGCGCGCTCGCCCTGTGGTGGAACACCTACGCCCTCGACATCCCCTGGATCGCCGCCCAGGCCGAGCGCATCCAGAGCCACTTCGGCATCGACCCCGTCGTGGAGAAGAGCGGCACCGGCAGCCGCGCCGCCGATCCCGACGGCCGCCTCGACTTCACCCGGCGCGTGGTCCGCTGGAGCCGCCACGTCCCCGTCGACACCCACCTGGCCAACCTCGGCAGCCACTCGATCTTCCTGGTGCACGGCGAGGAGGCGAGCACCACCTTCCTCACCGAGGAGCGCGCCCGCTTGCTGAGCGCCTTCCCCGAGGGCACCGTCGAGGAGACCTACGACGTCGACCTCCTGGTCGCGACCAAGCCATAA
- a CDS encoding SH3 domain-containing protein, whose translation MTSRGRRSLLLAGATTGAFLMVLGISPTASAATYYDVAPGVQLNVRRGPGTQYPIVRTLPVGAKVAIYCQTPGETVTGPYGTSNIWDNIDSGEYVADAYVKTGSDGYVRPRCA comes from the coding sequence ATGACCTCGCGCGGTCGTAGATCCCTCCTCCTCGCCGGCGCCACCACCGGCGCCTTTCTCATGGTCCTCGGCATCTCGCCGACGGCCAGCGCCGCCACGTACTACGACGTCGCCCCGGGCGTTCAGCTCAATGTGCGCCGGGGCCCGGGCACGCAGTACCCCATCGTGCGCACCCTGCCGGTGGGCGCCAAGGTCGCGATCTACTGCCAGACGCCGGGCGAGACCGTGACCGGCCCGTACGGCACCAGCAACATCTGGGACAACATCGACAGCGGCGAGTACGTCGCGGACGCGTACGTGAAGACGGGCAGCGACGGCTACGTCCGTCCGCGCTGCGCCTGA
- a CDS encoding SH3 domain-containing protein, which translates to MSVDRVDEVSEAESGDATEAVAMAAEAVRYYSVAPGVRLNVRSGPGTNYPITRVLSEGVKVPIYCQSPGTWVSGPYGTSNIWDNIANYEFVSDAYVNTGSDGYVRPRCSL; encoded by the coding sequence ATGTCTGTTGACCGTGTCGACGAAGTGTCCGAGGCGGAGAGCGGAGACGCGACGGAGGCAGTCGCCATGGCCGCCGAGGCGGTGCGCTACTACTCGGTCGCACCGGGCGTCCGCCTCAACGTCCGCAGCGGACCGGGCACCAACTACCCCATCACCCGCGTCCTGTCCGAGGGCGTCAAGGTCCCGATCTACTGCCAGTCGCCCGGCACGTGGGTCAGCGGTCCTTACGGCACGTCGAACATCTGGGACAACATCGCCAATTACGAGTTTGTCTCAGACGCGTACGTGAACACCGGCAGCGACGGCTACGTCCGTCCGCGCTGCTCGCTCTGA
- a CDS encoding serine/threonine-protein kinase, with the protein MAPQRNAGAGAEAELPEYAGHYRLESCLGSGGMGVVHLARSTSGMKLAVKVVHAEFARDREFRGRFRQEIAAARKVSGAFTASVVDADPDAERPWMATLFIPGPTLSDQVKRNGAMAPEQLRRLMAGLAEALRDIHRVGVVHRDLKPSNVLLAEDGPKVIDFGISRPKDSELRTETGKLIGTPPFMAPEQFRRPREVGPAADIFALGSVMVHAATGRGPFDSDSPYVVAYQVVHDEPDLTGVPENLAPLIGRCLAKEPEDRPTPDELMRELRSVAASYDTQAFIPAQRTSPEPKAPRVPAEKPEVRRRLGKFRGRRTALTAAVLALVMGGAFTAVRMAGDEPAPAGNGTGKTSAAFSSWETASVSGSATVPQCSYGASKLLCAQSGVVFALDPLDGRVLWRHAVSGTRVGPPAVTGGLVHPWLDLSRSLKALDPATGKPKWQRDVPPYSGLAYAGGSLLLTGTDGAVSGVDGATGAPRWSHHVPGHELPYFASFPGDPLAYAISRSQDDATTRVTAVEPDTGDVRWDALLDGALKPVGTADGSVYFVALGKVYEDATSVVRYSPDTKNSVRVELPVPVQQPEGTVRGDVVYLLGNGGSLVAVDMDARRQRWSTETGVTRGSAPVTDERHVFFTALDGRLLAMDAQDGSLAGQTPPRLGSKPDQVAVGLPAPVIVGRHIYASAPNGSVFAVDARNPSTW; encoded by the coding sequence ATGGCGCCACAGCGGAACGCCGGAGCGGGCGCGGAAGCGGAACTTCCCGAGTACGCCGGTCACTACCGTCTTGAGTCCTGCCTGGGCTCCGGCGGCATGGGTGTCGTGCATCTGGCGCGCAGCACCTCGGGGATGAAGCTCGCGGTGAAGGTCGTGCATGCCGAGTTCGCCAGGGATCGCGAGTTCAGAGGGCGTTTTCGGCAGGAGATAGCGGCGGCGCGGAAGGTCAGCGGCGCCTTCACCGCGTCCGTCGTCGATGCCGATCCGGATGCCGAACGGCCCTGGATGGCCACGCTGTTCATACCCGGGCCGACGCTCTCCGACCAGGTGAAGCGGAATGGCGCCATGGCCCCGGAGCAGTTGCGTCGGCTGATGGCCGGGCTGGCGGAGGCGCTGCGTGACATCCATCGCGTGGGAGTCGTGCACCGGGATCTGAAGCCGAGCAACGTGCTGCTCGCCGAGGACGGGCCGAAGGTCATCGACTTCGGCATTTCTCGGCCAAAGGACAGTGAACTGCGGACCGAGACCGGGAAGTTGATCGGGACGCCGCCGTTCATGGCGCCGGAGCAGTTCCGGCGGCCGCGCGAGGTGGGGCCCGCCGCCGACATCTTCGCGCTGGGGTCGGTGATGGTGCACGCGGCGACGGGGCGGGGGCCGTTCGACTCCGACAGTCCGTATGTCGTCGCGTACCAAGTCGTCCACGACGAGCCGGATTTGACCGGGGTGCCGGAGAATCTCGCGCCGCTGATCGGCCGGTGCCTCGCCAAGGAGCCCGAGGACCGGCCCACGCCGGACGAGTTGATGCGTGAGCTGCGGTCGGTGGCGGCCTCGTACGACACGCAGGCGTTCATTCCGGCTCAGCGGACGAGCCCGGAGCCCAAGGCTCCCCGAGTCCCCGCCGAGAAGCCGGAGGTGCGGCGGCGGCTCGGGAAGTTCCGGGGCCGACGGACGGCCCTCACAGCAGCCGTGCTGGCGCTCGTCATGGGCGGGGCGTTCACGGCGGTTCGGATGGCGGGCGACGAGCCGGCACCCGCGGGGAACGGCACCGGAAAGACCTCGGCCGCGTTCAGTTCGTGGGAGACCGCGTCGGTCTCGGGGTCGGCTACCGTGCCCCAGTGTTCGTACGGGGCAAGCAAGTTGCTCTGCGCGCAGTCCGGTGTGGTGTTCGCTCTGGACCCCCTCGACGGACGGGTGCTGTGGCGACACGCCGTTTCCGGGACTCGGGTCGGGCCACCTGCCGTCACTGGTGGACTCGTACATCCCTGGCTGGACCTCAGCCGCAGCCTGAAGGCGCTCGACCCGGCCACGGGCAAGCCCAAGTGGCAGCGGGACGTGCCTCCGTACAGCGGGCTCGCGTACGCAGGCGGCAGCCTCCTGCTCACCGGCACCGACGGCGCGGTGAGCGGGGTGGACGGCGCGACCGGCGCGCCACGGTGGAGCCACCACGTCCCCGGCCATGAGCTGCCCTACTTCGCCTCCTTTCCCGGCGACCCGCTGGCCTACGCGATCAGCAGGTCCCAGGACGACGCGACCACGCGCGTCACAGCCGTGGAGCCCGACACGGGTGACGTGCGGTGGGATGCCCTGCTGGACGGCGCGCTGAAGCCCGTCGGAACGGCCGACGGGTCCGTCTACTTCGTCGCCCTCGGCAAGGTCTACGAGGACGCGACGAGCGTGGTCCGCTACTCGCCCGACACCAAGAACTCCGTGCGCGTGGAGTTGCCCGTACCGGTCCAGCAGCCGGAAGGCACCGTGCGCGGGGACGTCGTCTACCTTCTGGGCAACGGCGGATCGCTGGTGGCCGTCGACATGGACGCACGCCGACAGCGGTGGAGTACGGAGACAGGGGTGACCCGGGGGTCGGCTCCGGTGACCGACGAGCGGCATGTGTTCTTCACGGCCTTGGACGGACGGCTGCTCGCCATGGACGCCCAGGACGGCAGCCTCGCCGGGCAGACGCCCCCGCGGCTCGGTTCGAAACCGGACCAGGTCGCGGTCGGACTGCCCGCCCCAGTGATCGTCGGTCGCCACATCTACGCCTCCGCCCCCAACGGCTCAGTCTTCGCCGTAGACGCCCGCAACCCCTCCACCTGGTGA
- the ilvD gene encoding dihydroxy-acid dehydratase, whose protein sequence is MPELRSRTVTHGRNMAGARALMRASGVPGADIGRKPIIAVANSFTEFVPGHTHLQPVGRIVSEAIVEAGGIPREFNTIAVDDGIAMGHGGMLYSLPSRDLIADSVEYMVEAHCADALICISNCDKITPGMLNAALRLNIPTVFVSGGPMESGRATLVDGTVRTLDLVDAISDAVNDKISDEDILRIEENACPTCGSCSGMFTANSMNCLTEAIGLSLPGNGSVLATHTARKQLYVDAARTVMDITRRYYEQDDETVLPRSIANFAAFENAMALDIAMGGSTNTILHLLAAAQEAGVPFGLNEIDAVSRRVPCLAKVAPNVAKNRTYYMEDVHRAGGIPALLGELHRAGLLNEDVNSVHSPSLADWLKTWDVRGGSPSPEAVELWHAAPGCARSAEAFSQSERWDSLDEDAEGGCIRSAEHAYSKDGGLAVLKGNLAVDGCVVKTAGVDESIWTFEGPAVVCESQEEAVQKILTQQVKEGDVVVIRYEGPKGGPGMQEMLYPTSYLKGRGLGKACALITDGRFSGGTSGLSIGHASPEAAGGGTIALVEDGDRIRIDIPGRSIELLVDDAELARREQALNGVYAPKNRDRKVSAALRAYAAMATSADKGAVRDVSKLG, encoded by the coding sequence ATGCCCGAGCTGAGGTCCCGCACAGTCACCCACGGCCGCAACATGGCGGGCGCCCGCGCCCTTATGCGCGCCTCCGGTGTACCGGGTGCGGACATCGGCCGTAAGCCGATCATCGCCGTCGCGAACTCCTTCACCGAGTTCGTGCCGGGCCACACCCACCTCCAGCCGGTCGGCCGGATCGTCAGCGAGGCGATCGTCGAGGCGGGCGGCATCCCGCGCGAGTTCAACACGATCGCGGTCGACGACGGCATCGCGATGGGTCACGGCGGGATGCTCTACTCCCTCCCCTCCCGCGACCTGATCGCGGACTCGGTCGAGTACATGGTCGAGGCCCACTGCGCCGACGCCCTGATCTGCATCTCCAACTGCGACAAGATCACCCCGGGCATGCTCAACGCCGCCCTGCGGCTGAACATCCCCACGGTCTTCGTCTCCGGCGGCCCGATGGAGTCCGGCCGCGCGACGCTGGTCGACGGCACGGTCCGTACGCTCGACCTGGTCGACGCGATCTCCGACGCGGTGAACGACAAGATCTCCGACGAGGACATCCTCCGTATCGAGGAGAACGCCTGTCCGACCTGCGGCTCCTGTTCCGGCATGTTCACCGCCAACTCGATGAACTGCCTGACGGAGGCCATCGGCCTCTCCCTGCCCGGCAACGGCTCGGTCCTGGCCACGCACACCGCGCGCAAGCAGCTCTACGTCGACGCCGCGCGCACGGTCATGGACATCACCCGGCGCTACTACGAGCAGGACGACGAGACGGTCCTGCCTCGCTCGATCGCCAACTTCGCGGCCTTCGAGAACGCCATGGCCCTCGACATCGCCATGGGCGGATCCACCAACACGATCCTGCACCTGCTGGCCGCGGCCCAGGAGGCGGGCGTCCCCTTCGGCCTCAACGAGATCGACGCGGTCTCGCGCCGGGTGCCGTGCCTGGCGAAGGTCGCGCCGAACGTCGCCAAGAACCGCACGTACTACATGGAGGACGTGCACCGCGCCGGCGGCATCCCGGCCCTGCTGGGCGAGTTGCATCGCGCGGGCCTGCTGAACGAGGACGTGAACTCGGTTCACAGCCCGTCTCTCGCCGACTGGCTCAAGACCTGGGACGTCCGCGGCGGCTCGCCCTCGCCGGAGGCCGTCGAACTGTGGCACGCGGCCCCCGGCTGCGCCCGCTCCGCCGAGGCCTTCTCCCAGTCCGAGCGCTGGGACTCCCTGGACGAGGACGCCGAGGGCGGCTGCATCCGCTCCGCCGAGCACGCGTACTCCAAGGACGGCGGCCTCGCGGTCCTCAAGGGCAACCTGGCGGTCGACGGCTGCGTGGTGAAGACGGCGGGTGTCGACGAGTCGATCTGGACCTTCGAGGGCCCGGCGGTCGTCTGCGAGTCGCAGGAGGAAGCCGTCCAGAAGATCCTGACCCAGCAGGTCAAGGAGGGCGACGTCGTCGTCATCCGCTACGAGGGCCCCAAGGGCGGCCCCGGTATGCAGGAGATGCTCTACCCGACCTCGTACCTGAAGGGCCGCGGCCTGGGCAAGGCCTGCGCCCTCATCACCGACGGCCGCTTCTCCGGTGGCACTTCGGGCCTGTCGATCGGCCACGCCTCCCCGGAGGCGGCGGGCGGCGGCACGATCGCCCTCGTCGAGGACGGCGACCGCATCCGCATCGACATCCCTGGTCGCTCGATCGAGTTGCTGGTCGACGACGCGGAACTCGCCCGCCGCGAGCAGGCGTTGAACGGGGTGTACGCCCCCAAGAACCGCGACCGCAAGGTGTCGGCGGCGCTTCGGGCCTACGCGGCGATGGCGACGAGCGCGGACAAGGGCGCGGTGCGGGATGTGAGCAAGCTGGGCTGA